Proteins from a single region of Lampris incognitus isolate fLamInc1 chromosome 16, fLamInc1.hap2, whole genome shotgun sequence:
- the ldah gene encoding lipid droplet-associated hydrolase isoform X2 produces the protein MGSVATEAKDEPRTEFTYCCGAITEVLKFGACHLVPGHKVLFLIIPGNPGVVGFYRTFMQTLYNMFGSDHPVWAVSHAGHCVPPDTMDMVEDSTSAEEADVFGLNGQIEHKLVFLRKHVPRAVRLVLVGHSIGCYVILEMMKRDPELKVMKAVMLFPTIERMAQSPQGKVMTPVLCHMRYVAYLPLFFLSLLPEGLKTTLVKLVFRSIRYLDNTVVQPTVGLLSGDCAANAMYMAGQEMKTVLERDDKTIRQNLEKLVFYYGASDHWCPTQYHDDIKQDFPGADIRLCENGFRHAFVLDAGREVASMVAEWIQVAFRL, from the exons ATGGGTTCAGTGGCAACGGAGGCTAAGGATGAGCCAAGGACTGAGTTCACTTACTGCTGCGGTGCCATCACAGAAGTTCTCAAATTTGGTGCCTGTCACTTAGTTCCCGGACACAAGGTGCTTTTTCTTATCATTCCAG GTAACCCAGGTGTGGTGGGCTTCTACAGAACCTTCATGCAGACACTTTACAATATGTTTGGGAGCGACCACCCGGTATGGGCTGTAAGCCATGCTGGCCACTGTGTGCCccctgacactatggacatggttGAAG ACAGTACCTCAGCAGAAGAGGCGGATGTGTTTGGACTTAACGGGCAGATTGAGCACAAACTGGTATTCCTCAGGAAGCACGTTCCTCGGGCAGTGAGACTCGTCTTGGTGGGACACTCCATTGGCTGCTACGTCATATTGGAGATGATGAAGAGAGATCCTGAGCTTAAG GTCATGAAGGCTGTCATGTTGTTCCCCACCATCGAGCGCATGGCACAGTCTCCTCAGGGGAAGGTCATGACACCTGTGCTGTGCCACATGCGCTATGTGGCCTACCtgcccctcttcttcctctccctgCTGCCTGAGGGACTCAAAACCACCCTGGTCAAGCTGGTATTTCGCAGCATTCGTTACCTGGACAACACAGTTGTCCAACCGACTGTTGGTCTCCTCAGTGGGGACTGCGCAG CTAATGCTATGTATATGGCCGGTCAGGAAATGAAAACAGTACTTGAAAGAGATGACAAAACAATAAGGCAAAACCTTGAAAAG CTCGTGTTTTACTACGGCGCCTCGGACCACTGGTGTCCGACACAGTACCACGATGACATCAAGCAGGACTTCCCCGGTGCGGATATTCGACTCTGTGAAAATGGCTTCCGTCACGCTTTCGTGCTGGATGCAGGAAGAGAGGTTGCTAGCATGGTTGCTGAATGGATCCAGGTTGCTTTTAGGCTGTGA
- the ldah gene encoding lipid droplet-associated hydrolase isoform X1: MADEMGSVATEAKDEPRTEFTYCCGAITEVLKFGACHLVPGHKVLFLIIPGNPGVVGFYRTFMQTLYNMFGSDHPVWAVSHAGHCVPPDTMDMVEDSTSAEEADVFGLNGQIEHKLVFLRKHVPRAVRLVLVGHSIGCYVILEMMKRDPELKVMKAVMLFPTIERMAQSPQGKVMTPVLCHMRYVAYLPLFFLSLLPEGLKTTLVKLVFRSIRYLDNTVVQPTVGLLSGDCAANAMYMAGQEMKTVLERDDKTIRQNLEKLVFYYGASDHWCPTQYHDDIKQDFPGADIRLCENGFRHAFVLDAGREVASMVAEWIQVAFRL; encoded by the exons atgg CTGATGAGATGGGTTCAGTGGCAACGGAGGCTAAGGATGAGCCAAGGACTGAGTTCACTTACTGCTGCGGTGCCATCACAGAAGTTCTCAAATTTGGTGCCTGTCACTTAGTTCCCGGACACAAGGTGCTTTTTCTTATCATTCCAG GTAACCCAGGTGTGGTGGGCTTCTACAGAACCTTCATGCAGACACTTTACAATATGTTTGGGAGCGACCACCCGGTATGGGCTGTAAGCCATGCTGGCCACTGTGTGCCccctgacactatggacatggttGAAG ACAGTACCTCAGCAGAAGAGGCGGATGTGTTTGGACTTAACGGGCAGATTGAGCACAAACTGGTATTCCTCAGGAAGCACGTTCCTCGGGCAGTGAGACTCGTCTTGGTGGGACACTCCATTGGCTGCTACGTCATATTGGAGATGATGAAGAGAGATCCTGAGCTTAAG GTCATGAAGGCTGTCATGTTGTTCCCCACCATCGAGCGCATGGCACAGTCTCCTCAGGGGAAGGTCATGACACCTGTGCTGTGCCACATGCGCTATGTGGCCTACCtgcccctcttcttcctctccctgCTGCCTGAGGGACTCAAAACCACCCTGGTCAAGCTGGTATTTCGCAGCATTCGTTACCTGGACAACACAGTTGTCCAACCGACTGTTGGTCTCCTCAGTGGGGACTGCGCAG CTAATGCTATGTATATGGCCGGTCAGGAAATGAAAACAGTACTTGAAAGAGATGACAAAACAATAAGGCAAAACCTTGAAAAG CTCGTGTTTTACTACGGCGCCTCGGACCACTGGTGTCCGACACAGTACCACGATGACATCAAGCAGGACTTCCCCGGTGCGGATATTCGACTCTGTGAAAATGGCTTCCGTCACGCTTTCGTGCTGGATGCAGGAAGAGAGGTTGCTAGCATGGTTGCTGAATGGATCCAGGTTGCTTTTAGGCTGTGA